The following proteins come from a genomic window of bacterium:
- a CDS encoding amidohydrolase codes for MREQASFLIRNASIVTVDAERRIFERNGAIAIQGNRIAAVGTTAELAARYSAGEVIEGRGKAVIPGLVDLHAHSFMTRGFADDLELEEFLERVYPEVAAMTPDDAYVAARKAYLEAIKSGTTCVNEMWGQLDRIADAVDETGIRATLSCALMDLPSGSGSLEVLKEHEALIPELAGRANGRISVGVGIESVSVVGIETIRRLKGLSGEHDIVVQVHVNETTADSAESIKRHGKRSVRVLFDEGLLDRRCVAAHCVIMTDEDIELLAKGGAHVSHNPLSNSKCGMGIAPIPRMMDAGINVGIGHDASVCSNSRDIFEAMKFASLLHKANNKDAKLLPAQTVLEMATINGARALGLEDEIGSIEVGKRADLVLVDMNSPFLSPYISTGHSSNLISNLVYSMKSEAVDTVMIDGCVVMRDRRMQTVDEEEVCSEATQAAQSLVERMERAALAMECGGLR; via the coding sequence ATGAGAGAGCAGGCCAGCTTCCTGATCCGGAACGCGTCCATTGTGACCGTGGACGCCGAGCGAAGGATCTTCGAGAGAAACGGCGCCATTGCCATCCAGGGCAATCGGATCGCCGCTGTGGGGACGACTGCGGAGCTCGCCGCCCGGTATTCCGCCGGAGAGGTGATCGAAGGTCGCGGAAAGGCGGTCATACCCGGACTCGTCGACCTGCACGCCCACAGTTTTATGACGCGCGGCTTCGCCGATGATCTGGAGCTGGAGGAGTTCCTGGAGCGGGTCTATCCCGAGGTGGCCGCAATGACACCAGACGATGCCTACGTTGCCGCTCGCAAGGCCTATCTCGAAGCGATCAAGTCAGGGACCACCTGCGTCAACGAGATGTGGGGTCAGCTCGACAGGATCGCCGATGCCGTTGATGAGACCGGTATCCGGGCGACGCTTTCCTGTGCTCTGATGGACCTCCCCTCCGGATCGGGCTCGTTAGAAGTTCTGAAGGAACACGAGGCTCTGATACCCGAGCTCGCTGGTAGGGCGAACGGGCGAATCAGCGTTGGTGTGGGCATCGAATCGGTTTCGGTCGTCGGCATCGAGACGATTCGCAGGCTGAAGGGGCTCTCCGGGGAGCATGACATCGTCGTTCAGGTACACGTGAACGAGACCACAGCCGACAGCGCGGAGAGCATCAAGCGTCACGGCAAGCGTTCGGTCCGCGTGTTGTTCGATGAGGGATTGCTCGATCGGCGCTGTGTCGCGGCCCACTGCGTCATCATGACCGATGAGGACATCGAACTGCTCGCGAAAGGCGGCGCTCATGTATCTCACAACCCCCTGTCCAACTCGAAATGCGGCATGGGCATCGCTCCAATCCCACGCATGATGGATGCCGGCATCAATGTAGGCATCGGGCACGACGCTTCCGTATGCAGCAACTCCAGGGATATCTTCGAGGCGATGAAGTTCGCGTCCTTGCTGCACAAGGCAAACAACAAGGACGCGAAGCTCTTGCCGGCCCAAACGGTCCTGGAGATGGCGACCATCAACGGTGCGCGTGCCTTGGGGCTCGAAGACGAAATCGGCTCGATTGAGGTGGGCAAGCGTGCGGATCTCGTGTTGGTCGACATGAACTCCCCCTTCCTCTCGCCCTATATCAGTACTGGCCACTCCAGCAATCTGATCTCGAATCTCGTGTACTCCATGAAATCGGAGGCCGTTGATACCGTGATGATCGACGGCTGCGTCGTTATGCGCGATCGGCGCATGCAGACCGTGGATGAAGAAGAGGTCTGCTCGGAGGCAACTCAGGCGGCACAGAGCCTGGTGGAACGGATGGAGAGAGCCGCGCTCGCCATGGAGTGCGGGGGGCTCCGATGA
- a CDS encoding TetR/AcrR family transcriptional regulator, whose translation MAEEPKGLREQKKARRRQHIIDVTVELVGELGYEKVTVEEVLRRVGISAPTFYNNYFTSKDDVLRAVAREFLEADALAAEQQSRQASSAASRLRNLYALLADEMAADPELCRALVLADALSIYRLPGLRDAETRWSMALKAILAEGQKQGEISRRIPADRLAVYLSGTVYTTVCAWATEHSTMPSIHEALEGALNLFLRGAQPRSRK comes from the coding sequence ATGGCAGAGGAACCCAAGGGGCTGCGGGAGCAGAAGAAGGCGCGGAGGCGGCAGCACATCATCGACGTGACAGTCGAGCTGGTCGGCGAGCTTGGGTACGAAAAGGTCACCGTAGAGGAGGTGCTGCGACGCGTCGGGATCAGCGCGCCGACCTTCTACAACAACTACTTCACGTCCAAGGACGACGTACTGCGGGCGGTGGCCCGGGAGTTCCTCGAGGCGGATGCGCTCGCGGCGGAGCAACAGTCGCGGCAAGCGTCCTCCGCGGCGAGCCGCCTCCGAAACCTGTACGCCCTGTTGGCCGACGAGATGGCGGCGGATCCTGAGCTGTGCCGGGCGCTCGTGCTCGCCGATGCCCTGAGCATCTACAGGCTACCGGGGCTGCGAGACGCCGAGACGCGCTGGAGCATGGCCCTCAAGGCGATTCTCGCCGAAGGACAGAAGCAAGGCGAGATCAGCCGGCGCATCCCTGCAGATCGGCTCGCCGTGTACCTCAGTGGCACCGTGTACACGACTGTCTGTGCATGGGCCACCGAGCACTCGACCATGCCGTCGATCCACGAGGCCCTGGAAGGAGCGCTAAACCTCTTTCTGCGCGGTGCGCAACCTCGCAGCAGGAAGTAG